One Cucurbita pepo subsp. pepo cultivar mu-cu-16 chromosome LG09, ASM280686v2, whole genome shotgun sequence DNA window includes the following coding sequences:
- the LOC111802701 gene encoding probable choline kinase 2, giving the protein MVTMENTNKKEDRLPREAREILQQLARKWGDETDSSAWQMIPLKGAMTNEVYQIKWPTKTEDVSRKVLVRIYGEGVDVFFNRQDEIKTFEFISKHGQGPRLLGRFSTGRIEEFIRARTLSAEDLRDSEISSLIAFKMKEFHDLDIPGPKNASLWSRLRNWLIAAKRISPPEEAKAFRLDSMEEEISLLEKNLLWDRQSIGFCHNDLQYGNIMLDEETRSITIIDYEYASYNPIAFDIANHFCEMTADYHTDTPHVLDYTKYPGLEERKRFVQTYMSASGQQPRDAEVEQLVQDVEKYTLASHLVWGLWGIISEHVNDIDFDYIEYARQRFEQYWARKHVLLGKE; this is encoded by the exons ATGGTCACAATGGAGAATACTAATAAGAAAGAAGATCGTCTACCTAGAGAAGCAAGGGAGATTTTGCAGCAATTGGCTAGGAAATGGGGAGATGAAACTGATTCAAGTGCATGGCAAATGATCCCTTTGAAGGGAGCCATGACCAATGAGGTCTACCAAATTAAGTGGCCCACTAAGACAGAGGATGTCTCTAGAAAGGTTTTAGTAAGGATTTATGGTGAAGGTGTGGATGTGTTTTTTAACCGACAAGATGAAATAAAGacatttgaatttatatcAAAGCATGGGCAGGGACCTCGCCTTCTAGGGCGGTTTTCAACTGGTCGAATTGAAGAGTTCATCCGTGCAAGG ACATTATCAGCAGAGGATCTACGTGATTCAGAAATATCTTCTCTCATAGCCTTTAAAATGAAGGAGTTCCATGATCTTGATATTCCGGGTCCAAAGAATGCGAGCTTGTGGAGTAGATTGCG AAATTGGCTTATTGCTGCCAAAAGAATTTCTCCACCTGAAGAAGCCAAAGCCTTTCGCTTGGATTCTATGGAAGAAGAGATTTCTCTATTGGAAAAGAACCTCTTGTGGGATCGTCAAAGTATTGGTTTTTGCCACAATGATCTACAATACGGTAACATAATGCTAGACGAGGAGACCAGATCAATAACTATAATT GATTATGAATATGCAAGTTATAATCCCATCGCCTTCGACATTGCAAATCACTTCTGTGAAATGACTGCTGATTATCATACAGACACTCCACATGTTTTGGACTACACCAAATATCCTG GTTTGGAGGAGCGTAAAAGATTCGTGCAAACATATATGAGCGCTTCGG GTCAGCAGCCCCGCGATGCTGAGGTGGAGCAATTAGTCCAAGATGTTGAGAAGTATACTCTTGCTAGCCATCTTGTTTGGGGCCTCTGGGGAATAATATCG gAGCATGTAAATGACATCGACTTTGATTACATCGAATATGCGAGGCAGAGGTTTGAACAATACTGGGCTCGTAAACACGTTCTACTAGGCAAGGAATAA
- the LOC111801692 gene encoding alpha-galactosidase-like, which yields MVSSPASIMLLLYSVLFWTFLFSSNGNGGALAGATRSRPLRFAAEFDYDSPRRVLLNNGLALTPPMGWNSWNHFQCNINENLIKETADAMVSSGLAALGYQYINLDDCWAELNRDAKGNLVPKSSTFPSGIKALADYVHRKGLKLGIYSDAGIQTCSKKMPGSLGHEEQDAKTFASWGIDYLKYDNCENTGTSPKERYPKMTKALQQSGRPILFSLCEWGQEDPATWAVNVGNSWRTTSDIQDNWNSMTTIADQNDKWASYAKPGGWNDPDMLEVGNGGMTTAEYRSHFSIWALAKAPLLIGCDIRSMDNITLKLLSNKEVIAVNQDKLGVQGKKVYILGDLEVWAGALSGKRVAVVLWNRGFYRAKITASWSAIGLSPSTTVTARDLWEHSSQVVQHQITAQVDPHDCKMYVLTPH from the exons ATGGTTTCATCTCCAGCTTCGATTATGCTTCTCCTCTACTCCGTCCTTTTCTGGACCTTCTTGTTCAGTAGCAACGGCAATGGCGGTGCGTTGGCCGGAGCGACTCGATCGAGACCTCTACGGTTTGCCGCTGAGTTTGATTATGATTCCCCCAGGAGAGTTCTCCTCAATAATGGCCTCGCTCTAACTCCTCCGATGGG ATGGAATAGCTGGAACCACTTTCAATGTAACATAAACGAGAATTTAATCAAGGAAACAG CGGATGCAATGGTATCCAGCGGCCTTGCTGCATTAGGATATCAATACATCAATTTAG ATGATTGTTGGGCTGAACTGAATAGAGATGCTAAG GGTAATTTAGTTCCTAAATCTTCAACATTCCCTTCTGGTATTAAGGCCCTAGCAGATTATGTTCATAGAAAAGGGCTCAAGCTCGGAATTTACTCTGATGCTGG GATCCAGACTTGCAGTAAGAAGATGCCAGGCTCCCTGGGTCACGAAGAACAAGATGCAAAAACCTTTGCATCATGG GGGATCGATTACTTGAAATATGATAACTGTGAAAATACTGGTACAAGCCCAAAAGAAAG GTATCCGAAGATGACTAAAGCCTTGCAACAATCTGGGAGACCcatacttttttctttatgtgaATG gGGACAAGAAGACCCAGCTACTTGGGCAGTGAATGTAGGAAATAGTTGGAGAACAACATCAGATATTCAAGACAACTGGAATAG TATGACAACTATTGCTGATCAGAATGACAAATGGGCATCTTATGCTAAACCTGGAGGATGGAATG ATCCTGACATGCTTGAAGTGGGGAACGGAGGGATGACAACAGCAGAATACCGTTCTCATTTTAGCATTTGGGCACTGGCAAAA GCTCCTTTGCTGATTGGATGTGACATCAGATCAATGGACAACATTACCTTGAAATTGTTAAGTAATAAGGAGGTTATTGCAGTTAATCAGG ATAAGCTTGGAGTCCAAGGGAAGAAGGTTTACATACTTGGAGATCTTGAG GTTTGGGCAGGGGCACTGAGTGGTAAAAGAGTCGCTGTGGTTCTGTGGAACAGAGGCTTTTATAGAGCCAAAATCACTGCATCTTGGTCAGCTATTGGTTTGAGTCCATCAACTACTGTTACTGCTCGAGACTTATGGGAG CACTCCAGTCAGGTGGTTCAGCATCAAATTACTGCTCAAGTAGACCCTCATGACTGTAAGATGTATGTTCTCACTCCCCATTAA